The proteins below come from a single Scatophagus argus isolate fScaArg1 chromosome 15, fScaArg1.pri, whole genome shotgun sequence genomic window:
- the htr1d gene encoding 5-hydroxytryptamine receptor 1D encodes MELDNSSLDYFTSNFTEIPATATSPPQSEATLLGLQISLSALLAVVTLATVLSNAFVIATIFLTRKLHTPANFLIGSLAVTDLLVSILVMPISIVYTVSKTWSLGQIVCDIWLSSDITFCTASILHLCVIALDRYWAITDALEYSKRRTMRRAGVMVGVVWVISISISMPPLFWRQAKAQEELTECVVNTDQISYTLYSTFGAFYVPTVLLIILYGRIYVAARSRIFKTPSCSGKRFTTAQLIQTSAGSSLCSLNSASTQEAHLHSGNAGGGGGGGGSPLFMNSVKVKLADSVLERKRLCAARERKATKTLGIILGAFIVCWLPFFVGTLVMAICKECWFDPVLFDIFTWLGYLNSLINPVIYTSFNDEFKQAFQKLIKFRRCS; translated from the coding sequence ATGGAACTGGATAACAGTTCACTGGACTACTTTACCAGCAACTTCACAGAGATTCCTGCCACTGCTACAAGTCCGCCCCAGAGTGAGGCCACACTACTCGGCCTCCAGATCTCCCTCTCTGCGCTATTAGCTGTTGTCACCCTGGCTACTGTGCTCTCAAACGCCTTTGTCATTGCCACCATCTTTCTGACCAGGAAGCTCCACACACCTGCCAACTTCTTGATTGGTTCCCTCGCCGTCACAGACCTGCTTGTATCTATTTTAGTTATGCCGATTAGCATCGTCTACACTGTCAGCAAGACCTGGTCACTAGGGCAGATTGTTTGTGACATCTGGCTGTCGTCTGATATCACTTTCTGCACTGCTTCCATCTTGCACCTGTGTGTGATCGCGCTGGACCGCTACTGGGCCATCACAGATGCGCTGGAGTACTCTAAACGCCGAACCATGCGCCGGGCAGGGGTCATGGTCGGGGTGGTGTGGGTGATCTCTATATCGATTTCCATGCCTCCACTTTTCTGGCGGCAGGCCAAAGCCCAGGAGGAGCTGACAGAGTGCGTGGTGAATACAGATCAGATCTCTTACACCCTATACTCAACCTTCGGCGCCTTCTACGTCCCCACAGTGCTTCTCATCATTCTCTACGGACGGATCTATGTTGCTGCCCGCTCTCGAATCTTTAAGACGCCATCGTGCTCTGGGAAACGTTTCACCACAGCACAGCTCATCCAGACCTCTGCAGgctcttctctctgttctcttaaTTCCGCCTCCACCCAGGAAGCACACCTACACTCTGGCAAcgctggaggtggaggaggagggggaggatcACCTCTGTTCATGAATAGTGTGAAAGTGAAGCTGGCAGACAGCGTGCTGGAGAGGAAACGTCTGTGTGCAGCTCGGGAGAGGAAAGCAACCAAGACATTGGGCATCATCCTGGGTGCGTTCATTGTCTGTTGGCTCCCGTTCTTCGTCGGCACACTTGTCATGGCCATATGTAAAGAGTGCTGGTTCGATCCAGTGCTTTTTGATATATTTACATGGCTGGGATACCTGAACTCTCTCATCAATCCTGTCATCTACACCTCATTCAATGATGAGTTCAAACAGGCTTTCCAAAAACTCATCAAATTCAGACGGTGCTCCTGA